A window of the Rhea pennata isolate bPtePen1 chromosome 19, bPtePen1.pri, whole genome shotgun sequence genome harbors these coding sequences:
- the SMIM36 gene encoding small integral membrane protein 36, with amino-acid sequence MEFYLEIDPVTLNLIILVASYVILLLVFLISCVLYDCRGKDPSKEYAPEVPTATQPPIRLVVMQQGAPGTRWAKGLVSACGNPSELPGKRTTAV; translated from the coding sequence ATGGAGTTTTATTTGGAGATTGACCCCGTTACCCTGAACCTCATCATTCTGGTGGCGAGTTACGTCATTTTGCTGCTGGTTTTCCTCATCTCCTGCGTGCTCTACGACTGCAGGGGGAAGGATCCCAGCAAGGAGTACGCTCCCGAGGTCCCCACGGCCACGCAGCCTCCCATCCGGCTGGTGGTGATGCAGCAGGGCGCCCCCGGCACCCGCTGGGCCAAGGGGCTCGTCTCCGCCTGCGGAAACCCCTCCGAGCTGCCGGGGAAAAGGACTACGGCCGTGTAA